A genomic window from Palaeococcus ferrophilus DSM 13482 includes:
- a CDS encoding DUF434 domain-containing protein produces the protein MSLGDAYRDLKYFLNRGYRKKNALEFVANHYTLGREERHLLARCVFSDSWIRAVSLKLLPERALRGRLIGIDGFNVLITLESLFEGRAILCEDGLVRDLKLQRGYRLGPLTLKVIGTLATFLEGAGVRGAVVIYDSPVSKSGEVAKLTRKALEERSIPGEVRLSRAPDHELKTFDVVATSDVGIIERVPYVVDIPSLAGEKLGLRAIPFLKLLENPEPLRF, from the coding sequence ATGTCCCTGGGTGATGCTTACAGAGACCTCAAGTACTTCCTCAACAGGGGCTACCGCAAGAAGAACGCCCTCGAGTTCGTTGCCAACCACTACACGCTCGGGAGGGAGGAGCGCCACCTGCTGGCGAGGTGTGTATTTTCCGATTCCTGGATTAGAGCGGTTTCCCTTAAACTCCTGCCGGAGAGGGCGCTCAGGGGGCGCCTAATAGGGATTGACGGCTTCAACGTCCTCATAACCCTCGAGTCCCTGTTTGAGGGGAGGGCCATCCTGTGCGAGGACGGCCTTGTGAGGGACTTAAAGCTCCAGCGCGGCTATAGGCTTGGCCCCCTGACCCTGAAGGTCATCGGCACCCTCGCCACGTTTTTGGAGGGTGCGGGGGTGAGGGGAGCGGTCGTCATCTACGATTCCCCCGTGAGCAAAAGCGGGGAGGTGGCCAAGCTCACGAGGAAGGCCCTTGAGGAGAGGAGCATTCCGGGAGAGGTCAGACTCTCCAGGGCCCCCGACCACGAGCTGAAGACCTTTGACGTGGTCGCTACTTCCGACGTTGGGATAATAGAGAGGGTTCCCTACGTTGTGGACATACCCTCGCTCGCCGGAGAGAAGCTCGGTCTCAGGGCAATCCCTTTTCTTAAGCTCCTTGAGAACCCGGAACCACTGCGGTTTTAG
- a CDS encoding NAD(P)-dependent malic enzyme, which produces MSSDELKRRALSYHRDNFPGNGKIEVIPKVELTTREHLTLAYTPGVAEACRAIMGGEDYGEYTAVNNTVAVVTDGSAVLGLGDIGVRAALPVMEGKCVLFKALAGVDAFPILVDSRDVNTIVGTVERIAPSFGGINLEDISAPRCFEIEERLQDALDIPVFHDDQHGTAVVVLAGLINALKLVGKRFGDIKVAVSGAGAAGIAIARLLHDVGVREIVMTDRRGIINRSRGDLNPYKREIAEFNVHDVEGGIEEAMAGADVFIGVSVGGLVSEDMVRSMADDAIVFALANPEPEILPGRAKRAGARVVATGRSDYPNQINNVLGFPGIFRGALDVKATRISPSMKLAAAEAIASTVEEPSEERIIPSPLHPDVYPREARAVAEAALKEGLARRKVSGEWVEEHTRKLRAFYTLYIAPINSQRASF; this is translated from the coding sequence GTGTCCTCTGATGAACTTAAAAGGCGCGCGCTTTCCTATCACAGGGACAACTTCCCCGGAAACGGGAAGATAGAAGTGATACCCAAAGTGGAGCTCACAACCAGGGAGCACCTCACCCTCGCCTACACCCCGGGCGTTGCGGAGGCCTGCAGGGCGATAATGGGGGGTGAGGACTATGGGGAGTACACGGCCGTAAACAACACGGTCGCGGTTGTCACGGACGGGAGCGCCGTCCTCGGCCTTGGGGACATAGGGGTCAGGGCCGCCCTGCCCGTGATGGAGGGCAAGTGCGTCCTCTTCAAGGCCCTCGCGGGGGTTGATGCCTTTCCCATACTCGTTGACTCCAGGGACGTTAACACTATCGTCGGGACTGTGGAGCGCATAGCCCCCTCCTTCGGTGGCATAAACCTCGAGGACATAAGCGCTCCCCGGTGCTTCGAGATTGAGGAGAGACTCCAGGATGCGCTCGATATACCCGTCTTTCACGATGACCAGCATGGAACTGCCGTTGTGGTCCTTGCTGGCCTCATAAACGCTCTTAAGCTCGTGGGGAAGCGCTTTGGGGATATCAAGGTGGCCGTAAGCGGTGCCGGCGCTGCGGGCATAGCCATAGCGAGACTCCTCCACGACGTTGGCGTGAGGGAAATCGTGATGACGGACAGGAGGGGGATTATCAACCGCTCCAGGGGCGATCTCAACCCCTACAAACGCGAGATTGCGGAGTTCAACGTCCACGACGTTGAGGGAGGCATAGAGGAGGCGATGGCCGGGGCAGACGTTTTCATAGGGGTTAGTGTCGGTGGGCTGGTGAGCGAGGACATGGTTCGCTCGATGGCGGATGACGCGATAGTCTTTGCCCTCGCCAACCCGGAGCCAGAGATACTCCCCGGGAGGGCCAAGAGGGCAGGTGCAAGGGTCGTCGCCACGGGGAGGAGCGATTACCCCAACCAGATAAACAACGTTCTCGGCTTCCCGGGGATATTCAGGGGGGCCCTGGACGTTAAAGCCACGCGCATAAGCCCGTCCATGAAGCTCGCCGCCGCGGAGGCTATAGCATCAACCGTGGAGGAGCCTTCGGAGGAGCGTATAATCCCCTCGCCGCTCCACCCCGATGTCTACCCGAGGGAGGCCAGGGCCGTCGCGGAAGCGGCTTTGAAGGAGGGCCTGGCGCGGAGAAAAGTGAGCGGCGAATGGGTTGAAGAGCATACGAGGAAGCTGCGGGCTTTTTACACCCTCTACATCGCTCCCATAAACTCTCAGAGAGCCTCGTTTTGA
- a CDS encoding potassium channel family protein, with amino-acid sequence MFVVIMGAGRVGFLVSKMLENDGHDVTLIERNREIANELANEINGLVINGDATDQSVLEEANIRQADAFAALTGEDDANILACILAKNINPDIITILRVSNIQNKRVFEKVEDLKKYFDYIVSPEEMAANFIVRTITTPGFNRVMIPKEGAEIVEFKIDEGSDVSEKLIKDLKLPKDSLIVAVYDDKGNLVIPSGDTKLPQKGQVIIFGKDNALEEIKKLFEKKKEE; translated from the coding sequence ATGTTCGTGGTGATCATGGGGGCGGGGAGGGTTGGCTTCCTCGTCTCCAAAATGCTGGAGAACGATGGACATGATGTGACGCTCATCGAGAGGAACAGGGAGATAGCCAACGAACTGGCCAACGAGATAAACGGTCTCGTGATAAACGGGGACGCAACGGACCAGAGCGTGCTTGAGGAAGCCAACATAAGGCAGGCGGACGCCTTCGCAGCGCTCACAGGGGAGGACGACGCCAACATACTCGCGTGCATACTCGCCAAGAACATCAACCCCGATATAATCACCATACTCAGGGTCAGCAACATCCAGAACAAGAGGGTCTTCGAAAAGGTGGAGGATCTGAAAAAGTACTTCGACTACATCGTCTCGCCCGAGGAGATGGCGGCGAACTTCATAGTGAGAACCATAACCACCCCCGGCTTCAACAGGGTGATGATACCCAAGGAAGGAGCAGAAATCGTCGAGTTCAAGATAGACGAAGGCAGCGATGTCTCGGAGAAGCTAATAAAAGACCTCAAGCTCCCGAAGGACTCGCTCATCGTGGCGGTCTACGACGACAAGGGCAACCTTGTGATACCCTCCGGTGACACGAAGCTCCCGCAGAAGGGCCAGGTAATAATCTTCGGAAAGGACAACGCCCTCGAGGAGATAAAGAAGCTCTTCGAAAAGAAGAAGGAAGAGTAA
- a CDS encoding preprotein translocase subunit SecD: MKWSKILFNWRVMLLIIFLIGSFTTILSQGLTFGLDISGGTAITVRLDKPVDQDTMEKVVTSLENRINRLGVADVKVEPWGNEYIIVKIANTSAETVESIKQTIEKQGVFYAAFNGEVFATGQDIVQVFAFRVEQSGRWNVPFQLSQSAAEKFAQLALGKPNYPVDMFLDPPVNSLLVVSPSVHDSMLNDFNTAAPDALPLPERVKKAFNIDTLVYTNQSAEEIAKAAEGKELVVLVGVDGDLEKALKEKGLNVRVVERKEGETDRELVARTLGLYGPYSVSESLTTGQASTNVEITGSSPNVFLAQQEASVIAVVLASGSLPVKVHVEGVQFISAELGENFKRQVLLAGLIALLVVGGVVYVHYRRFRIAIPVLSTSLSEVIIILGIAALIKWNLDLPSIAGIIAAIGTGVDQQIVITDELLGGTREGRITKRSGVMKRMGRAFFVIMASATTTVVAMSFLFKFFVGGLRGFAFTTILGVLIGILITRPAYAEIAKVLIGGKR; the protein is encoded by the coding sequence ATGAAGTGGTCTAAAATACTCTTCAACTGGCGCGTCATGCTCCTCATAATATTCCTCATCGGCTCTTTCACCACAATACTCTCGCAGGGGCTCACCTTCGGTCTCGACATAAGCGGTGGAACCGCCATAACGGTAAGGCTTGACAAACCCGTTGACCAGGACACCATGGAGAAGGTTGTCACCTCGCTCGAGAACAGGATCAACCGCCTCGGTGTGGCCGATGTCAAGGTCGAGCCCTGGGGCAACGAGTACATAATAGTCAAAATCGCCAACACCAGCGCCGAAACGGTTGAGAGCATAAAACAAACCATAGAGAAGCAGGGCGTCTTCTACGCGGCCTTCAACGGCGAGGTGTTCGCCACGGGACAGGACATTGTGCAGGTCTTCGCCTTCAGGGTGGAGCAGAGCGGAAGATGGAACGTCCCCTTCCAGCTCTCCCAGAGTGCCGCCGAGAAGTTCGCCCAGCTCGCCCTTGGAAAGCCCAACTACCCCGTGGACATGTTCCTTGACCCACCGGTTAACTCCCTCTTAGTGGTGAGCCCGAGCGTTCACGACTCAATGCTCAACGACTTCAACACCGCCGCTCCGGATGCCCTCCCCCTCCCGGAGCGCGTGAAGAAGGCCTTCAACATTGACACCCTCGTCTACACCAACCAGAGCGCCGAGGAGATAGCCAAAGCGGCCGAAGGGAAGGAGCTCGTGGTGCTCGTTGGGGTTGACGGAGACCTTGAAAAGGCGCTCAAGGAGAAGGGGCTCAACGTCAGGGTCGTCGAGAGGAAGGAGGGCGAGACGGATAGGGAGCTTGTGGCGAGAACCCTCGGCCTCTACGGCCCGTACAGTGTCAGCGAGAGCCTCACCACCGGCCAGGCCTCAACCAACGTCGAGATAACGGGTTCCTCACCCAACGTTTTCCTCGCCCAGCAGGAGGCCAGCGTCATAGCGGTCGTTCTCGCGAGCGGTTCACTTCCGGTAAAGGTTCACGTTGAGGGCGTTCAGTTCATATCGGCCGAACTCGGTGAGAACTTCAAGAGGCAGGTTCTCCTCGCTGGCTTGATAGCCCTCCTCGTCGTCGGTGGAGTGGTTTACGTACACTACAGGCGCTTCAGGATAGCCATACCCGTTCTCTCGACGAGCCTCAGCGAGGTCATAATAATCCTCGGTATAGCCGCGCTCATCAAATGGAACCTCGACCTCCCGAGTATCGCGGGTATCATAGCGGCGATAGGTACGGGCGTTGACCAGCAGATAGTCATAACGGACGAGCTCCTCGGAGGGACGAGGGAAGGAAGGATAACCAAGAGGAGCGGCGTCATGAAGAGGATGGGAAGGGCCTTCTTCGTCATCATGGCCTCGGCAACGACCACGGTGGTGGCGATGAGCTTCCTCTTCAAGTTCTTCGTTGGGGGACTGAGGGGCTTCGCCTTCACCACGATACTCGGCGTCCTGATAGGAATCCTCATCACGAGGCCGGCCTACGCCGAAATCGCCAAGGTACTCATAGGGGGGAAGAGGTGA
- a CDS encoding DUF1102 domain-containing protein has product MNKLMGLALLMVGMVLAVGAGANFRYYEADRDITVAIVADDSEFIDLTPLQPYAYLSNGKLTIKIDDTNPNYNQSRGWGIGLSPNTTYVFEEMFEVSNDLWENNETDYPICVSILAPPQAELFVGEWNGTTASTLQFTVYHGDPVKIGMVFDSTGMDMGMHNFQMSIHAEAGECPQD; this is encoded by the coding sequence ATGAACAAGCTAATGGGACTTGCACTACTTATGGTCGGCATGGTCCTTGCAGTTGGCGCAGGAGCTAACTTCAGGTACTACGAGGCTGACAGGGACATAACCGTTGCCATCGTCGCAGATGACAGCGAGTTCATAGACCTGACACCACTTCAGCCCTACGCATACTTGAGCAACGGTAAGCTCACCATCAAGATTGACGACACCAACCCGAACTACAACCAGAGCCGCGGATGGGGCATAGGCCTTAGCCCGAACACCACCTACGTCTTCGAGGAGATGTTTGAGGTAAGCAACGACCTCTGGGAGAACAACGAGACTGACTACCCGATATGTGTCAGCATACTGGCACCACCTCAGGCAGAGCTTTTCGTTGGTGAGTGGAACGGAACCACCGCGAGCACACTCCAGTTTACGGTCTACCACGGCGATCCCGTCAAGATCGGTATGGTCTTTGACAGTACCGGCATGGACATGGGGATGCACAACTTCCAGATGAGCATCCACGCAGAAGCTGGCGAGTGCCCCCAGGACTGA
- a CDS encoding protein translocase subunit SecF, translated as MKRFIPKGQPHRGGSMRREFLNKLARMEHKQMIIYPLAVFVLALIVLAVKPPGLGIELQGGVVVTAQGVNDNPDAIANYIHDQTGYDVRVERFTSLGGSGVNVYAPAGSSAAEIIKALQEKYPEASYAQSEVQPSFGAMAQRQSIKAIGYAFLGMAVVVFLFFRIFVPSITVIFSALSDMVIALALMSVTGIDLSLATIAALLMLIGYSVDSNILLTTKLLRRKENTVDEAYLSAVSTGFTMSTTTLGALFSLWLVSTAQVVDEIAAVLIFGLLADFMNTWVLNAGVLKWYLKRRGEE; from the coding sequence ATAAAAAGGTTTATCCCCAAAGGACAACCACATCGAGGTGGAAGTATGAGACGCGAATTCCTGAATAAACTGGCCCGGATGGAACACAAACAGATGATAATCTACCCTCTCGCGGTCTTTGTTTTGGCTTTAATCGTTCTCGCGGTAAAGCCCCCCGGACTTGGAATAGAGCTTCAGGGGGGTGTAGTCGTCACGGCCCAGGGGGTAAACGACAACCCCGATGCAATAGCGAACTACATACACGACCAGACTGGTTATGACGTTAGGGTTGAGCGCTTTACGAGCCTTGGGGGAAGCGGCGTGAACGTCTACGCCCCGGCAGGAAGTTCAGCCGCTGAAATAATCAAGGCACTGCAGGAGAAGTACCCCGAGGCGAGCTACGCCCAGAGCGAGGTTCAGCCGAGCTTTGGGGCGATGGCCCAGAGGCAGAGCATAAAGGCCATAGGTTACGCCTTCCTTGGAATGGCCGTCGTGGTGTTCCTCTTCTTCAGGATATTCGTGCCCTCGATAACGGTCATATTCTCCGCCCTCTCGGACATGGTGATAGCCCTGGCCCTCATGAGCGTCACCGGAATAGACCTGAGCCTCGCCACAATCGCGGCCCTCCTCATGCTCATAGGTTACTCAGTTGACAGCAACATCCTCCTAACCACGAAGCTCCTCAGGAGAAAGGAGAACACCGTTGACGAGGCGTATCTCTCCGCCGTCTCCACGGGCTTTACAATGAGCACCACGACCCTCGGTGCCCTCTTCTCACTCTGGCTCGTCTCCACCGCCCAGGTTGTGGATGAGATAGCCGCGGTGCTCATCTTCGGTCTCCTGGCGGATTTCATGAACACGTGGGTTCTCAACGCCGGAGTTCTGAAGTGGTACCTTAAAAGGAGGGGAGAGGAATGA
- a CDS encoding DUF432 domain-containing protein has translation MFGEHELRTQFIKIADTKIHLLEERGGLLRYRRDDVERLIKVSGEKLKILPAPAEGYGVRLLMIKLKSPIALPPRESIDGFVSAPVEVSVKIGNLQVDRFIPGKEKYALYGTLEAGVICRYHVSDFDTREPDSIGVARVRMSNPSNEWKSIERIVVPIRGTTMYYTAERAYYPLLIVVLKNHMPEVNNTGKPPVDGLEAVGESHSLPNFMMRW, from the coding sequence ATGTTCGGAGAGCACGAGCTGAGAACCCAGTTCATTAAAATAGCCGACACTAAAATCCACCTCCTCGAGGAGAGGGGGGGTCTTCTCAGATACCGCAGGGATGATGTTGAGAGGCTCATCAAGGTCAGCGGAGAGAAACTCAAAATCCTGCCCGCTCCGGCGGAGGGCTACGGCGTGAGGCTTCTCATGATAAAGCTCAAATCTCCCATTGCCCTGCCTCCCAGGGAGTCCATTGATGGGTTTGTCAGCGCCCCCGTAGAGGTAAGCGTAAAGATTGGGAACCTGCAGGTGGACCGCTTCATCCCCGGAAAGGAGAAGTACGCCCTCTACGGGACGCTCGAGGCGGGAGTCATCTGCCGCTATCACGTGAGCGACTTCGACACTAGGGAGCCCGACTCGATAGGCGTGGCGAGAGTTCGGATGTCCAACCCCTCGAACGAGTGGAAGTCCATCGAGAGGATAGTTGTGCCGATAAGGGGAACCACCATGTACTACACCGCCGAGAGGGCCTACTACCCCCTCCTAATCGTTGTGCTGAAAAACCACATGCCCGAGGTCAACAACACCGGAAAGCCGCCCGTGGATGGGCTCGAGGCCGTGGGTGAGAGCCACTCACTTCCGAACTTCATGATGAGGTGGTGA
- a CDS encoding DUF1102 domain-containing protein: MALGIFGLLVAAGLVLGVGANFSDYNASRSVHWNIVADDNELIDLTPLQPYAYINDGGVLVVDFSVNNPNYPGEGYGMGISPASEYNFDEVFEVSNDLWEEFPIVVRITSSNTHVEFYGHEGGVYSVYDGEEATASDSARDDVCFVVDPGDAVKIGIDLSANGDSPGDVWEESMHIEAYRLGTEPAELADCGQGMLI; this comes from the coding sequence ATGGCACTTGGTATTTTTGGCCTTCTAGTGGCCGCGGGCCTTGTGCTCGGCGTCGGCGCTAACTTCAGCGACTACAACGCCAGCAGAAGTGTACATTGGAACATCGTCGCCGATGACAATGAGCTCATCGACCTAACCCCCCTCCAGCCCTACGCTTACATAAACGATGGAGGAGTTCTCGTAGTTGACTTCTCGGTAAACAACCCGAACTATCCGGGAGAGGGCTACGGCATGGGTATAAGCCCGGCCAGCGAGTACAACTTCGACGAGGTCTTTGAGGTAAGCAACGACCTCTGGGAGGAGTTCCCGATAGTCGTTAGGATCACCTCGAGCAACACCCACGTGGAGTTCTATGGACACGAGGGCGGAGTTTACTCGGTGTACGACGGAGAAGAGGCAACCGCCTCGGACAGCGCAAGGGACGACGTGTGCTTTGTTGTCGACCCTGGCGATGCGGTTAAGATCGGCATTGACCTGAGCGCCAACGGCGACAGCCCTGGTGACGTTTGGGAGGAGAGCATGCACATCGAAGCCTACAGGTTGGGCACTGAGCCTGCTGAATTGGCGGACTGCGGACAGGGGATGTTAATATGA
- a CDS encoding DUF5305 family protein, producing the protein MSIRMENIVKLLSRKEVVGVLIVLLIFTSFYSLKALGARDTLQTTVKTAGYSSVGTLTHTALLGNNTLYGPTLSRQYYPAPLVEGFVLNYRYRFTPGDVVRGNYTISGKVTYYVTKGKEKVILWEEPLLYESGELEKGGFSKDFTLDMLKLTNETEAISEQLDMRRIVRDVTYSVRVNVIGIIAGNTVEESFSQDMSLAKDVSANLYYFTNTEKSKGGSVTETSVRPTTMSVLGVNVKTATAKILFPILSFILLTPLLGGVYTITASRERHTGLEAYTVEGAPPFVDKKVHLKSFEDLRKTFELLDRPIIHYRDDGDVYVIVEDGVAYEYREN; encoded by the coding sequence ATGAGCATTAGGATGGAAAATATTGTGAAACTCCTTTCGAGAAAAGAGGTTGTGGGGGTACTCATCGTACTCCTGATCTTTACCTCCTTTTACTCCCTGAAGGCCCTTGGGGCCCGGGATACACTTCAAACAACCGTAAAGACTGCGGGCTACTCGTCGGTGGGAACGCTGACTCACACCGCCCTTCTGGGCAACAACACCCTCTACGGCCCTACGCTATCGAGGCAATACTACCCCGCGCCCCTCGTTGAGGGGTTCGTTCTGAACTACCGCTATCGCTTCACACCCGGCGACGTCGTCAGAGGGAACTACACCATAAGCGGGAAGGTGACGTACTACGTGACGAAGGGTAAGGAGAAGGTCATTCTCTGGGAAGAGCCACTGCTCTACGAGAGCGGCGAACTTGAGAAAGGGGGCTTTTCGAAGGACTTTACCCTCGACATGCTGAAGCTCACCAACGAAACGGAGGCCATATCGGAGCAGCTTGACATGCGCAGGATTGTGAGGGACGTTACCTACAGCGTCAGGGTCAATGTCATAGGAATCATCGCGGGCAACACGGTCGAGGAGAGCTTTTCACAGGACATGTCCCTTGCCAAGGATGTATCGGCTAACCTCTACTACTTCACCAACACGGAGAAGAGCAAGGGTGGAAGCGTAACCGAGACGAGCGTAAGGCCAACCACGATGAGCGTGCTCGGGGTCAACGTGAAGACCGCCACCGCGAAAATACTGTTCCCGATACTAAGCTTCATACTCCTCACGCCCCTGCTCGGGGGAGTGTACACCATAACGGCCTCACGCGAGAGGCACACGGGGCTTGAGGCTTACACCGTGGAGGGGGCACCGCCGTTTGTGGACAAGAAGGTGCACCTGAAGTCGTTTGAAGACCTCAGAAAGACCTTTGAGCTCCTGGACAGGCCGATAATCCATTACAGGGACGATGGCGACGTTTACGTCATCGTGGAGGATGGAGTGGCCTACGAGTACAGGGAGAACTGA
- a CDS encoding signal peptidase I, whose translation MKLSDVFTLIVLSFLVVSLIGFFFDRPILVSYVTSDSMEPTLNRGDMFFINPLSKGSPGDIAVFKMAGSWTVHRIYAEGEDGYITKGDANVATDQQEGRAPPIKRNDVAGTVLTIADRPIKVPGVGGYISEFSQRGSALYAAIALLIMGALVITSDESGKKHRSRHRRKLFFRVKFKTLYAATGALMIALLLISMMLSWGDVTFTYSSTLAGGQREGWYLPGSVFEDEITLKNAAVYPFVYFIVPQGERFEVTTDTHFRLSGNTEERIGVKVHVPEDTRIYRETIKVYAYLPILPEGVIAYLYNRNPYLPFVAYILETGAFLVFLYSVSGLGNEDVIRYRRRKSGLLNKLREAVGL comes from the coding sequence ATGAAGCTAAGTGACGTTTTCACACTCATCGTGCTCTCTTTTCTCGTTGTGTCATTGATAGGATTCTTTTTTGACAGGCCAATCCTAGTTTCTTACGTTACCTCTGACAGCATGGAGCCCACGCTGAATCGGGGGGACATGTTTTTCATAAACCCCCTCTCAAAGGGCTCGCCCGGCGATATAGCCGTCTTTAAGATGGCGGGCTCATGGACGGTTCACAGGATATACGCCGAGGGGGAGGATGGCTACATAACCAAGGGCGACGCTAACGTGGCCACGGATCAGCAGGAGGGGCGGGCGCCTCCGATAAAGAGGAATGACGTCGCCGGAACGGTGCTCACTATAGCAGACCGGCCCATAAAGGTTCCGGGCGTTGGGGGATACATAAGCGAGTTCTCCCAGAGGGGGAGTGCCCTGTACGCCGCCATAGCCCTGCTCATAATGGGGGCCCTTGTCATCACGTCGGACGAGAGTGGGAAGAAGCACAGGTCAAGGCACCGCAGGAAGCTATTCTTCAGGGTCAAGTTCAAGACACTCTACGCCGCCACGGGTGCCCTCATGATCGCACTGTTACTGATTTCAATGATGCTGTCGTGGGGGGACGTAACCTTCACGTACTCTTCCACGCTGGCAGGCGGACAGAGGGAAGGATGGTACCTTCCGGGAAGCGTCTTTGAGGACGAGATAACGCTGAAAAATGCCGCTGTATACCCGTTCGTTTACTTTATAGTTCCCCAGGGGGAGCGTTTTGAGGTGACGACGGACACTCATTTCCGGTTGTCCGGCAACACTGAGGAGAGGATTGGGGTAAAGGTTCACGTCCCAGAGGACACGAGGATTTACAGGGAGACGATAAAGGTCTACGCATACCTTCCAATCCTTCCCGAGGGTGTCATAGCCTACCTCTACAATAGGAACCCCTACCTTCCCTTCGTCGCGTATATCTTGGAGACGGGGGCGTTCTTGGTGTTCCTGTACTCGGTATCGGGCCTTGGGAACGAGGATGTAATACGGTACAGGCGCAGAAAATCAGGGCTACTTAACAAACTCCGGGAGGCTGTTGGCTTATGA
- a CDS encoding HD domain-containing protein, translating to MYTEEGLLAEIQQLMDNDELYALYEDAYFKYKPYFDTTNYIVLNVYGFNDHGPIHVLLTTRRALELLGIIKKFGIETTAEKLGKPFEWSRFIVAFGALFHDVGNMIHRSPHYQFSVFLAEPIVEELVKAFAEDDSLLLKALTLNAIYTHDEAVPCTTIEGSLVTIADGCDMEAGRSRLVHKKDKVDIHAVSALAIERVEIKEGDEEQPILIEITMKHPAGIFQVDEILTKKVKSSLLSGRVKLRIQTGEEVLEKVV from the coding sequence ATGTACACGGAGGAAGGCCTTCTGGCCGAGATACAACAGTTGATGGACAACGACGAGCTCTACGCCCTCTACGAGGATGCTTACTTCAAGTACAAACCTTACTTTGACACGACGAACTACATAGTGCTGAACGTTTACGGCTTCAACGACCACGGCCCTATACACGTCCTCCTCACCACGAGGCGCGCCCTTGAGCTCCTCGGGATCATCAAGAAGTTCGGCATCGAGACTACCGCTGAAAAGCTCGGCAAGCCCTTCGAGTGGAGCAGGTTTATCGTTGCCTTTGGGGCCCTCTTCCACGACGTAGGGAACATGATACACAGAAGCCCCCACTACCAGTTCAGCGTTTTCCTGGCCGAGCCCATAGTGGAGGAGCTCGTTAAGGCCTTCGCAGAGGACGATTCCCTACTTCTCAAGGCGCTCACGCTGAACGCCATCTACACCCACGATGAAGCAGTCCCGTGCACGACCATAGAGGGCTCTCTCGTGACCATAGCGGACGGCTGCGACATGGAGGCCGGGAGGAGCAGGCTCGTCCACAAGAAGGACAAGGTGGACATCCACGCGGTTTCCGCCCTCGCCATAGAACGGGTAGAGATAAAGGAGGGCGACGAGGAGCAGCCCATACTGATAGAGATAACCATGAAGCACCCGGCAGGAATCTTTCAAGTGGACGAGATACTCACCAAGAAGGTCAAGAGCTCCCTCCTGAGCGGTAGGGTGAAGCTGAGGATACAGACGGGGGAGGAGGTCCTCGAGAAGGTGGTTTAG
- the speD gene encoding adenosylmethionine decarboxylase — MDTIGFHYVVEAAGCDAEILGDAGKIREIFLKAAEVSNMEVKSSYFFKFSPTGVSGVVIVAESHISVHTWPEKGYAALDVYTCGEKANPEKAVDYILEQFRAKYAHVSEIKRGIAEEDEGTFTHMILTWEEAMNRKNED, encoded by the coding sequence ATAGACACGATAGGGTTTCACTACGTGGTCGAGGCCGCTGGGTGCGACGCGGAGATTCTGGGAGACGCAGGAAAGATAAGGGAGATATTCCTTAAAGCGGCCGAAGTGAGCAACATGGAGGTGAAGTCGAGCTACTTCTTCAAGTTCTCACCCACGGGTGTGAGCGGCGTCGTTATCGTGGCGGAAAGCCACATCTCAGTCCACACTTGGCCCGAGAAGGGCTATGCAGCTCTCGACGTCTACACCTGCGGTGAGAAGGCCAACCCGGAGAAGGCCGTTGATTACATCCTCGAGCAGTTCAGGGCCAAGTACGCCCACGTCTCCGAGATAAAGCGCGGTATAGCGGAGGAGGACGAGGGAACCTTCACCCACATGATACTCACCTGGGAAGAGGCCATGAACCGGAAGAACGAGGATTGA
- a CDS encoding DUF7344 domain-containing protein, translating to MKSTTILGNERRMLLIEYLQSKEGKAELRDAVEFIAEKEGNTDRKHRKSIYVSLIQTHIPKMEREGIISYHSGVVTLVKVPENVTVYMEMVKKNDISWSSFYIGMSLIFAVAALVIDNMPLLGASVVYLIVGIVNRRRNYKVVVGE from the coding sequence TTGAAGAGTACAACCATCCTGGGCAATGAGAGGCGCATGCTCCTAATAGAGTACCTCCAGAGTAAGGAGGGGAAGGCCGAGCTCCGGGATGCCGTGGAGTTCATCGCCGAGAAGGAAGGAAACACGGATCGGAAGCACAGGAAGAGCATATACGTGAGCCTTATTCAGACGCACATACCCAAGATGGAGAGGGAGGGCATAATCTCCTACCATTCCGGTGTTGTTACCCTCGTTAAGGTACCCGAGAACGTTACCGTTTACATGGAAATGGTCAAGAAGAACGACATCAGCTGGAGCAGCTTCTACATAGGTATGTCCCTGATATTTGCCGTGGCCGCACTGGTCATAGATAACATGCCCCTGCTTGGAGCTTCCGTTGTTTACCTGATCGTTGGCATTGTGAACCGTAGAAGGAACTACAAGGTTGTGGTGGGGGAGTAA